Proteins from a genomic interval of Nasonia vitripennis strain AsymCx chromosome 3, Nvit_psr_1.1, whole genome shotgun sequence:
- the LOC100114081 gene encoding coatomer subunit beta: MSSIADQPCYTLINIPTDSEPLNELQLKQDLEKGDVNVKIDALKKTINMIMSGERLPGLLMTIIRFVLPLQDHTIKKLLLIFWEIVPKTTADGKLLQEMILVCDAYRKDLQHPNEFVRGSTLRFLCKLKEPELLEPLMPAITACLEHRHSYVRRNAVLAIFTIYKNFEFLIPDAPEQISKYLETEQDMSCRRNAFLMLLHADQSKALSYLSACLDQVPSFGDILQLVIVELIYKVCLANPSERARFIRCIYSLLNSPSAAVRYEAAGTLVTLSSAPTAIKAAASCYIELVVKESDNNVKLIVLDRLISLKDSPNHERVLQDLVMDVLRVLGSPALEVRTKTLALAMDLVTTRTIEEMVQLLKKEIVRTSGGEQEDAGKYRQLLVRTLHSCSIKFPEVAATVIPVLTDFLAESSEAAANDVLVFIREAIQRFENLRPLIIEKLLEAFPQIRSVQVHRGALWILGEYATSKEDIETVMARVRSVLGELPLVEAENKRQAGDKPPEEEEGSQAAPAQLVTSDGTYATQSAFSSASSGKKEEKRPALVQYMMDGDFFISAALATTLAKLALRYKELEKDGKKSKRMQAESMLIMSSLLQLGRSGLPSKAITHDDAERISLCLRSLACPTPLVQKVFTEGCRDALGKMLTAKAEEESQNQKAKEKPGNIVQVDDPIQFLQLNKSSDLTGGAGDVFEQSLSAAVAGRSGGEKEAPAPSALSKVTQLTGFSDPVYAEALVHVNQYDIVLDVLIVNQTEDTLQNCTLELATMGDLKLVERPQPIVLAPRDFASIKANVKVASTENGIIFGNIVYDVSGAASDRSVVVLNDIHIDIMDYIVPATCTDAEFRQMWAEFEWENKVSVNTTLSDLREYLAHLLKSTNMRCLTPEKALSGQCGFMAANMYAKSIFGEDALANLSIEKPLNKPDAPVVGHIRIRAKSQGMALSLGDKINSAQKTAQSKVVQAA; the protein is encoded by the exons ATGAGTAGCATAGCCGATCAGCCATGCTACACACTCATAAACATTCCCACGGACTCGGAGCCGCTGAACGAGCTCCAGCTCAAGCAAGATCTGGAGAAGGGTGACGTTAACGTCAAGATCGATGCTCTCAAGAAGACCATCAACATGATCATGAGCGGCGAGAGGCTGCCTGGCCTCCTCATGACCATCATCAGGTTTGTTTTGCCGCTGCAGGATCACACTATCAAGAAGCTGCTGCTCATCTTCTGGGAGATCGTGCCCAAGACAACCGCAGATGGCAAGCTCTTGCAGGAGATGATCCTCGTCTGCGATGCTTACAGGAAAGACCTGCAGCATCCCAATGAATTCGTCAGGGGATCTACCTTGAG ATTTTTGTGCAAACTTAAGGAGCCAGAACTTTTGGAGCCACTCATGCCAGCCATAACGGCTTGTTTGGAGCACAGGCATTCCTATGTTAGACGCAATGCTGTTTTAGCAATATTCACTATATACAAAAACTTTGAGTTCCTCATTCCCGATGCTCCGGAACAAATTTCAAAGTACTTGGAAACCGAGCAGGACATGTCCTGCAGAAGGAATGCTTTTCTCATGTTGCTACACGCAGATCAGAGCAAGGCTCTTTCTTATCTCTCTGCGTGCTTGGATCAAGTTCCAAGCTTCGGTGACATTTTGCAACTTGTTATTGTCGAGCTGATTTATAAG GTCTGTCTTGCAAACCCATCTGAGCGAGCTCGTTTTATTAGATGTATCTATAGTTTACTGAACTCACCAAGTGCCGCAGTTCGTTACGAAGCAGCTGGTACTTTAGTTACGCTTTCGAGTGCTCCAACTGCTATTAAAGCTGCTGCTTCTTGTTATATTGAATTAGTTGTaaaagaaagtgacaacaatGTCAAACTGATTGTTCTGGATAGGCTAATTTCTCTGAAGGATAGTCCCAATCATGAAAGAGTTCTTCAAGATCTTGTGATGGATGTTTTGCGGGTTCTAG GTTCTCCCGCACTTGAAGTAAGAACGAAAACACTTGCTCTTGCAATGGATTTAGTTACAACGAGAACTATAGAAGAAATGGTGCAACTACTGAAGAAAGAAATCGTCAGAACATCTGGTGGTGAACAGGAAGATGCTGGAAAATACAGACAACTTCTTGTTAGAACATTACATTCTTGTTCCATTAAATTCCCAGAAGTGGCTGCAACAGTAATCCCAGTATTAACAGATTTCCTTGCAGAGAGCAGTGAAGCAGCAGCAAATGATGTACTTGTATTTATTCGCGAAGCCATTCAAAGATTCGAAAATCTGAGACCCTTGATCATTGAAAAACTTCTCGAG GCGTTTCCACAAATTCGGTCAGTCCAAGTTCATAGAGGAGCTTTGTGGATTCTTGGCGAATATGCTACATCCAAAGAAGATATCGAAACTGTAATGGCGCGCGTAAGATCTGTTCTTGGCGAATTGCCTCTCGTCGAGGCTGAAAACAAGAGGCAAGCAGGTGACAAGCCTCCAGAAGAGGAAGAAGGTAGCCAAGCTGCGCCTGCACAGCTGGTTACTTCCGACGGAACGTACGCTACCCAGAGTGCATTCAGTTCAGCTTCTTCTG gcaaaaaagaagagaagcgTCCCGCTTTAGTGCAGTATATGATGGACGGCGACTTCTTTATTTCCGCTGCACTAGCTACCACATTGGCTAAGTTAGCTCTGCGCTACAAGGAATTGGAAAAAGACGGAAAGAAGAGTAAGAGGATGCAAGCTGAATCGATGCTCATTATGTCGAGTCTTCTTCAGCTGGGTCGTTCTGGTCTACCATCGAAAGCCATAACGCACGACGATGCCGAAAGGATCTCCCTATGTCTGCGTTCCTTGGCCTGTCCAACTCCTCTCGTACAAAAAGTATTCACAGAAGGTTGCAGGGATGCTTTGGGCAAAATGCTTACAGCCAAGGCCGAAGAGGAGTCACAAAACCAAAAG GCAAAGGAAAAACCCGGAAATATAGTGCAGGTCGACGATCCCATTCAGTTCCTCCAGCTGAACAAAAGCTCGGATCTGACGGGCGGAGCTGGCGATGTATTTGAGCAAAGTTTGAGTGCCGCAGTTGCCGGCAGATCTGGTGGTGAAAAGGAGGCTCCTGCACCTAGTGCCCTCAGCAAGGTAACCCAACTGACCGGTTTCTCCGACCCGGTCTACGCCGAGGCTCTTGTTCACGTCAACCAGTACGATATCGTACTCGACGTGCTCATTGTCAATCAAACCGAAGACACTCTGCAAAACTGCACGTTGGAGCTCGCCACCATGGGCGATTTGAAGCTCGTCGAGAGGCCGCAGCCGATTGTCCTGGCACCCCGAGATTTCGCCAGCATCAAGGCGAACGTCAAGGTTGCCTCGACGGAAAACGGAATTATTTTCGGCAATATCG TGTATGACGTCAGTGGTGCTGCTTCTGACAGAAGTGTTGTGGTGCTGAACGACATTCATATTGACATCATGGATTACATTGTCCCGGCCACATGCACAGACGCCGAGTTCCGGCAAATGTGGGCGGAGTTCGAATGGGAAAACAAGGTCTCAGTCAACACGACGCTTTCAGATCTTAGGGAATATCTTGCTCATCTTCTCAAATCCACAAACATGCGATGCCTCACTCCAGAGAAG GCTCTCTCCGGTCAGTGCGGCTTTATGGCGGCAAACATGTACGCCAAGTCGATCTTCGGCGAGGACGCTCTGGCGAATCTGTCGATCGAGAAACCTTTGAACAAGCCGGATGCTCCAGTGGTCGGACACATCCGCATCCGCGCCAAGAGCCAGGGTATGGCCCTGTCGCTCGGCGACAAGATAAATTCCGCGCAGAAAACTGCTCAGAGCAAAGTTGTGCAAGCAGCCTAA
- the LOC100679663 gene encoding uncharacterized protein LOC100679663, with protein MLLLAKRRSLLLLLLLLVTGIVYASIGSAGAIHAQHCKKTLRNKMFELCSGGFRSKRSPAQIDALDPAADFASVIEESHARKRQIMSIREIIVSSRVPIPDMEYRAVPPSLWARQGDSSPPALDESAPQPRRRLEPLPQESGSHVGFDISYDEMLELYNEIYGRSGRATSDAWMAAAYECCKNEELCLIKKSIDLPCPW; from the exons ATGCTGCTGCTCGCGAAGAGGAGATcgttactgctgctgctgctgctgctggtgacCGGTATCGTTTACGCGTCGATCGGTTCGGCCGGTGCCATCCACGCGCAGCACTGCAAGAAGACTCTGAGGAACAAGATGTTCGAGCTCTGCAGCGGAGGCTTCAGGAGCAAGAGGAGCCCCGCGCAGATCGACGCCCTGGATCCAGCTGCCGATTTCGCAA GCGTGATCGAGGAAAGCCACGCGAGAAAGCGCCAGATAATGTCGATAAGGGAGATCATCGTGTCGTCGAGGGTACCGATCCCGGACATGGAGTACCGAGCAGTGCCGCCGAGTCTCTGGGCTAGACAGGGGGATTCGTCTCCGCCTGCGCTCGACGAGTCCGCCCCTCAGCCGCGGCGACGTTTGGAGCCACTGCCCCAG GAATCGGGAAGCCACGTGGGCTTCGACATCAGCTACGATGAGATGCTGGAGCTGTACAACGAGATCTACGGGAGATCGGGAAGAGCGACGTCGGACGCTTGGATGGCAGCCGCCTACGAGTGCTGCAAGAACGAGGAGCTCTGCTTAATCAAGAAGAGCATCGATCTGCCTTGTCCCTGGTAG
- the LOC100679703 gene encoding insulin-like growth factor I encodes MYPSDSDRTTSTTRRSIGSRCWWLCLLLVLLVLSLELTRHQAEANNIHRRFYRRAVRLCSRSLSDALYLLCKDRGYNEPFTSSETEVRHTTGPGLVEECCYNSCSIEQMEQYCKPRNKA; translated from the coding sequence ATGTACCCCAGCGACAGCGACAgaacgacgtcgacgacgaggcGGAGCATCGGCTCCCGCTGCTGGTGGCTCTGCCTCCTGCTAGTTCTCCTCGTGCTCAGTCTCGAGCTCACGAGGCATCAGGCCGAGGCGAACAACATCCACCGGCGCTTCTACCGGCGAGCCGTGCGACTCTGCTCGAGGAGCCTCAGCGACGCTCTCTACCTGCTCTGCAAGGACCGGGGCTACAACGAGCCGTTCACCAGCAGCGAGACCGAGGTGCGACACACCACTGGTCCGGGCCTCGTCGAGGAGTGCTGCTACAACTCCTGCAGCATCGAGCAGATGGAGCAGTACTGCAAGCCCAGGAATAAGGCGTAA